A region from the Gemmatimonadota bacterium genome encodes:
- the dxr gene encoding 1-deoxy-D-xylulose-5-phosphate reductoisomerase, whose translation MRRVALLGSTGSIGESTLRVVERHPERFAVTALAARSSVDRLREQAQRHRPQTVVLAEEGRGEPGWGRGADAMAALCERSDVDVVVNAVVGFAGLEPTLRTLRAGKRLALANKESLVAGGDLVMRALAEGRGQLVPIDSEHSAILQCLSGYDPQDVARLVLTASGGPFRGRTASSLRDVTPAEALRHPTWSMGAKITIDSATLANKALEVIEAHFLYGIDFGRIGVVVHPQSIVHSFVEFRDGSVLAQLGYPTMELPILIALSHPERVADAELRTFDPVRMSPLTFEEVDHQAFPLFGLGVRAGEAGGAAPAVYNAANEVAVAAFLSERISFPEMAQIVEETLAGVGSRSVSDPEGLSAVDGEARRIAEERIEARTRVGGARR comes from the coding sequence GTGAGGAGGGTCGCGCTGCTCGGGTCGACCGGTTCCATCGGGGAGAGCACGCTGCGAGTGGTGGAACGCCATCCCGAGCGCTTTGCGGTCACCGCGCTCGCGGCGCGCTCTTCGGTCGATCGACTGCGGGAGCAGGCGCAGCGACATCGGCCGCAGACGGTGGTGCTCGCCGAGGAGGGTCGGGGCGAGCCGGGTTGGGGCCGGGGAGCGGACGCCATGGCGGCGCTCTGTGAGCGATCGGACGTGGACGTGGTCGTCAATGCGGTCGTGGGCTTCGCCGGCCTGGAGCCGACCCTGCGGACCCTGAGGGCAGGCAAGCGGCTGGCGCTGGCCAACAAGGAGTCCCTGGTCGCCGGCGGGGATCTGGTCATGCGCGCCCTGGCCGAGGGACGGGGCCAGCTCGTCCCGATCGACTCTGAGCACTCCGCGATCCTGCAGTGCCTGAGTGGGTACGACCCGCAGGACGTGGCGCGCCTCGTGCTGACGGCATCCGGGGGGCCCTTTCGGGGAAGAACCGCGAGCTCCCTCCGCGACGTCACGCCTGCGGAAGCGCTGCGGCACCCGACCTGGAGCATGGGCGCGAAGATCACCATCGACTCGGCTACCCTGGCCAACAAGGCACTCGAGGTGATCGAGGCCCACTTCCTATATGGCATCGACTTCGGCCGCATCGGCGTCGTGGTGCACCCCCAGTCGATCGTACACAGCTTCGTCGAGTTCAGGGATGGCTCGGTCCTCGCGCAGCTCGGATACCCGACCATGGAGCTCCCCATCTTGATCGCATTGAGCCACCCCGAACGCGTCGCCGACGCCGAGTTGCGCACCTTCGACCCCGTGCGCATGTCCCCGCTCACGTTCGAGGAGGTCGATCACCAGGCGTTCCCGTTGTTCGGCCTCGGTGTTCGGGCCGGCGAGGCAGGCGGGGCCGCTCCGGCGGTCTACAACGCGGCCAACGAGGTTGCAGTCGCCGCCTTCCTGTCGGAGCGCATCTCCTTCCCGGAAATGGCGCAGATCGTGGAAGAAACCCTGGCGGGGGTCGGTTCCCGCTCCGTTTCCGATCCCGAGGGTCTGAGCGCCGTCGACGGCGAGGCCCGGCGCATTGCCGAGGAGCGCATCGAAGCACGCACGCGCGTCGGGGGGGCTCGCCGATGA
- the rseP gene encoding RIP metalloprotease RseP, translating into MTLLSTVILLGVLIFVHELGHFLAAKAVDIRVERFSIGLGPRMYGFQRGETEYVLSWIPLGGYVKMGGMDDEVMERLEGGASAESKPPGARDYDAKPIWARVLVISAGVIFNFIFAFLVYTAIAGFWGNQRIDSRRVGDVDVAALPPGTEALAALPVGAELVRIGDRALASWSDIPEALLAESGRVAFVTEAPAQRIEVELPDNPEQRLRVASALTLWMPAAVGAVSAGSPAARGGLEAGDEIVAVDGTAVATWTQLVRAVERHPGTPLELEIERGGGGTLIRTVTPEPTEATDPRTGETVTVGRIGISSPDDRVPIRYERVGPVGAVKQGARETAQVTGFIFGFLKDLFTGNVPASSVGSIGAIAEMSGQAARLGFAPFLDFMALFSINLAVLNLLPIPILDGGHLLFLLVEAVRGRALSVEQRARLSQVGLVIVMGLMIFALSNDIRRFFNF; encoded by the coding sequence ATGACGCTGTTGTCCACGGTCATCCTGCTCGGGGTGCTGATCTTCGTGCACGAGCTGGGACACTTCCTGGCGGCGAAGGCGGTCGACATCCGGGTCGAGCGCTTTTCGATCGGCTTGGGACCTCGGATGTACGGCTTCCAGCGCGGCGAGACGGAGTATGTGCTGAGTTGGATCCCGCTGGGCGGGTACGTGAAGATGGGGGGGATGGACGATGAGGTGATGGAGCGTCTCGAAGGCGGCGCCAGCGCCGAGTCGAAGCCGCCGGGGGCGCGTGACTACGACGCCAAGCCGATCTGGGCCCGCGTATTGGTCATCTCCGCTGGTGTGATCTTCAATTTCATCTTCGCGTTCCTGGTCTACACCGCGATCGCGGGATTCTGGGGCAACCAGCGCATCGATAGCCGCCGCGTGGGGGATGTCGACGTCGCGGCCCTGCCGCCCGGGACCGAAGCGCTTGCCGCTCTGCCGGTCGGGGCGGAGTTGGTGCGCATCGGCGACCGCGCCCTGGCATCCTGGAGCGATATTCCGGAGGCGCTGCTGGCCGAGTCCGGCCGCGTGGCCTTCGTGACCGAAGCACCCGCGCAGCGGATCGAGGTAGAGCTCCCGGACAACCCGGAGCAGCGGCTCCGCGTGGCCTCCGCGCTCACGCTCTGGATGCCTGCTGCAGTCGGCGCCGTGTCGGCTGGATCACCTGCGGCGCGAGGCGGCCTGGAAGCGGGCGACGAGATCGTCGCCGTGGATGGAACCGCGGTCGCGACCTGGACGCAGTTGGTCCGGGCCGTCGAGCGCCATCCCGGCACGCCGCTCGAGCTGGAGATCGAGCGGGGCGGCGGAGGCACGTTGATCCGCACGGTCACGCCCGAGCCGACCGAAGCGACCGATCCCCGCACCGGGGAGACGGTCACCGTGGGGCGGATCGGCATCAGCTCTCCGGATGACCGGGTTCCGATCCGCTACGAGCGCGTGGGTCCGGTGGGCGCGGTGAAGCAGGGTGCACGGGAGACGGCCCAGGTTACCGGCTTCATCTTCGGTTTCCTGAAAGACCTGTTTACCGGCAATGTGCCCGCCAGCTCCGTGGGAAGCATCGGTGCCATCGCCGAGATGTCCGGTCAGGCGGCACGCCTGGGTTTCGCCCCCTTCCTCGATTTCATGGCGTTGTTCTCCATCAACCTCGCCGTGTTGAACCTGCTCCCCATCCCGATTCTCGACGGTGGCCACCTGCTCTTCCTCCTGGTCGAGGCCGTGCGGGGCAGGGCGCTCTCTGTGGAACAACGTGCCCGCCTCAGTCAGGTGGGTCTGGTGATCGTCATGGGGCTCATGATCTTCGCGCTTTCGAACGACATCCGACGCTTCTTCAACTTCTGA
- the cysK gene encoding cysteine synthase A, translating into MNTIDFPSREASTMTSDRPGRGRIYDDITQTIGDTPLVRAPKLSAEQGARADVLLKLEFFNPIASVKDRIGVAMIDALEREGTLKPDSTIVEPTSGNTGIALAFVCAARGYRCILTMPETMSIERRKMLALLGAEVVLTPKEQGINGALAQAEALLNEIPGAVRPMQFDNPANPEIHRHTTAEEIWNDTDGKVDVVVSGVGTGGTLTGCGEVLKARRPGLRMVAVEPTVSPVLSGGQPGPGNQIQGIGAGFVPTVLDTDLIDEVVPVSNEDALTMARAVARRDGIPVGISGGAALVATYAIARRPEMEGKTIVTIIPSFAERYISTVLFEGI; encoded by the coding sequence ATGAACACGATCGACTTCCCATCGCGCGAGGCCTCGACCATGACCAGTGACCGCCCCGGCCGCGGACGGATCTACGACGACATCACACAGACGATCGGCGACACACCGCTCGTCCGCGCCCCCAAGCTCTCGGCTGAGCAAGGTGCCCGCGCAGACGTTCTCTTGAAGCTGGAGTTCTTCAACCCCATCGCCTCCGTGAAGGACCGCATCGGCGTCGCCATGATCGATGCACTCGAACGGGAGGGAACGCTGAAGCCCGACTCCACGATCGTGGAGCCCACGTCCGGCAACACCGGCATCGCCCTCGCGTTCGTCTGTGCCGCCCGGGGATACCGCTGCATCCTCACGATGCCGGAGACCATGTCGATCGAGCGCCGCAAGATGCTGGCACTGCTGGGGGCTGAGGTGGTGCTCACACCCAAGGAGCAGGGCATCAACGGGGCGTTGGCCCAAGCAGAAGCGCTCCTGAACGAGATCCCGGGCGCTGTACGACCCATGCAGTTCGACAACCCCGCCAACCCGGAGATCCATCGCCACACCACGGCCGAAGAGATCTGGAACGACACCGACGGGAAGGTGGACGTCGTCGTCTCTGGCGTCGGCACAGGGGGCACCCTGACCGGGTGTGGCGAGGTCTTGAAGGCGAGGCGCCCGGGTCTGCGCATGGTTGCGGTGGAGCCGACCGTCAGTCCGGTGCTGTCGGGAGGCCAGCCCGGCCCCGGCAACCAGATCCAGGGGATCGGCGCCGGATTCGTCCCCACGGTCCTCGACACCGACCTCATCGACGAGGTGGTGCCGGTGAGCAACGAGGATGCGCTCACGATGGCGCGGGCCGTGGCCCGTCGTGACGGCATCCCGGTCGGCATCTCCGGCGGGGCCGCCCTGGTCGCGACCTATGCCATCGCGCGCCGGCCGGAGATGGAAGGCAAGACCATCGTGACGATCATCCCTTCGTTCGCGGAGCGCTACATCTCCACGGTGCTCTTCGAAGGGATCTAG
- a CDS encoding MBL fold metallo-hydrolase, with translation MKVAVLGTGSRGNATLVEAGGTRLLVDVGFSAREIERRLDTLGVAPESLDGIVVSHDHSDHTRGLSFARRYDLDVHLTEGTWRAARRHLRGSERVRPYRSGVPFEIGRIRIEPFATIHDAADPVGLALVDLDTGLRVGIATDLGRPTAQIRHALSGSNFLVLEANHDEAMLHAGPYPWSVKSRIASSHGHLSNHAAARFACELLHDDLAGILLAHLSVECNDPQLALRVVGSALTKAGYDGLLEVAVQDEPSTLFDLVDLKARRAPAQYSLF, from the coding sequence GTGAAGGTCGCCGTGCTGGGTACCGGGTCCCGCGGGAACGCCACACTCGTGGAAGCCGGGGGCACGCGACTCCTCGTCGACGTCGGCTTCAGTGCGCGCGAGATCGAGCGAAGACTCGACACCCTGGGCGTGGCGCCCGAGAGCCTCGACGGGATCGTCGTCTCGCACGATCACTCCGATCACACCCGTGGGCTTTCCTTTGCCCGTCGCTACGATCTGGACGTCCACCTCACCGAAGGGACCTGGAGGGCAGCGCGCCGGCATCTGCGGGGAAGCGAACGGGTGAGGCCCTATCGGTCGGGCGTCCCCTTCGAGATCGGTCGCATTCGCATCGAACCGTTCGCGACCATCCACGATGCGGCCGATCCGGTGGGGCTGGCACTCGTCGATCTCGACACCGGGCTCCGGGTCGGGATCGCCACTGATCTGGGACGCCCCACCGCCCAGATCCGCCACGCGCTCTCCGGCTCGAACTTCCTGGTGCTCGAGGCCAACCACGACGAAGCCATGTTGCATGCCGGGCCCTACCCGTGGTCGGTGAAGTCGCGGATCGCCTCCAGCCACGGGCACCTCTCCAATCATGCAGCAGCGCGCTTCGCCTGCGAGCTGCTGCACGACGATCTGGCAGGCATCCTCCTCGCGCACCTCTCCGTCGAGTGCAACGACCCGCAGCTGGCCCTGCGCGTGGTCGGCTCCGCCCTGACCAAGGCCGGCTACGACGGGTTGCTGGAAGTGGCGGTGCAGGACGAGCCCTCGACGTTGTTCGATCTCGTCGATCTCAAGGCTCGGCGGGCCCCCGCCCAGTACTCCCTGTTCTGA
- a CDS encoding putative sugar nucleotidyl transferase produces the protein MKLYLFDDREARAFQPFAPTRPVGELLYGNATLRARSERVLGRACSGHWAGEEMVGFSEVGAPRGLRFSDLETPCLLLCSRVVLDTSSPEAWEPTPGLTPLEVGGRLAGWRVGPDTKVPAPASLADLEPAPSAGAPIQLRGGWIENPWSLMSGNVERLERDLAQGHVSPPSADPVGVHRMGSHALIVAPDVVIEPGVVFDTRHGPIHIEPGVELRAHLRLAGPAFVGRGSVLFGGTIGACSIGPVCKVRGEVEESVVLGYSNKAHDGFLGHAYLGRWVNLGAGTTNSDLKNNYGPVRVRLSDGVHDTGLTKVGCFLGDHVKTGIGTMLNTGTVVGAGSNLFGGTMPPTWVPPFSWGSGDALTEYRFDKFLEVARIVHVRRGLELSADMAEVLRRAWTTSAAQRSGAAT, from the coding sequence ATGAAGCTCTATCTCTTCGACGATCGCGAGGCCCGGGCCTTCCAGCCTTTCGCCCCCACTCGTCCGGTCGGGGAGCTCCTGTACGGGAACGCCACGCTACGGGCGCGGAGCGAACGCGTGCTCGGACGCGCGTGCAGCGGTCATTGGGCCGGTGAAGAAATGGTGGGCTTCTCCGAGGTGGGGGCTCCTCGTGGCCTTCGCTTCTCGGATCTGGAGACACCCTGCCTCCTGCTCTGTAGCCGGGTCGTTCTCGACACGTCCTCCCCCGAAGCATGGGAGCCCACGCCGGGCCTGACGCCTCTCGAGGTGGGTGGACGCCTTGCGGGCTGGAGGGTGGGACCGGACACGAAGGTGCCTGCACCGGCATCCCTGGCGGACCTGGAACCAGCCCCGAGCGCCGGGGCCCCGATCCAGCTCCGCGGCGGGTGGATCGAGAACCCCTGGTCCCTGATGTCGGGGAACGTCGAACGACTCGAGCGGGACCTGGCCCAGGGACACGTGTCCCCGCCCTCCGCCGACCCCGTGGGCGTGCATCGCATGGGGAGTCACGCGCTCATCGTCGCTCCCGATGTCGTGATCGAGCCGGGCGTGGTCTTCGACACCCGCCACGGCCCCATCCACATCGAGCCGGGCGTCGAGCTCCGAGCCCACCTGCGCCTGGCAGGCCCCGCTTTCGTGGGACGCGGGAGCGTGCTCTTCGGCGGCACCATCGGTGCCTGCTCCATCGGACCCGTGTGCAAGGTCCGGGGGGAGGTCGAGGAGTCGGTGGTGCTCGGCTACAGCAACAAGGCGCACGACGGCTTTCTGGGGCACGCGTATCTGGGGCGGTGGGTCAACCTGGGGGCCGGAACCACCAACAGCGACCTCAAGAACAACTACGGACCCGTGCGCGTGCGCCTCTCCGACGGGGTGCACGATACGGGGCTGACCAAGGTCGGGTGCTTCCTGGGAGACCATGTGAAGACCGGCATCGGCACGATGCTCAACACCGGTACCGTGGTGGGCGCCGGCTCGAACCTCTTCGGCGGTACGATGCCTCCGACCTGGGTTCCCCCGTTCTCCTGGGGGAGCGGTGACGCGCTCACGGAGTACCGCTTCGACAAGTTCCTGGAGGTCGCTCGCATCGTCCACGTCCGGCGGGGACTGGAGCTGTCCGCCGACATGGCCGAGGTACTGCGACGGGCCTGGACCACCTCCGCGGCCCAGCGGTCGGGGGCCGCGACGTGA
- a CDS encoding sugar phosphate nucleotidyltransferase: MPASTSSSTADLWVLILAGGVGSRFWPVSTPARPKQLLPLGSERPLIVDTVERLDGLVPLDRVRVLTGAALVAPIRAATGLPESCFLVEPAARGTCPVLAWAAWTIERDHPGAVLASIHADHVIEPADAFRALLADSARAACERGLLLTTAVSPTRPETGYGYIEPGDVLGTYGSAELRRVRRFVEKPDHETAGRYIQDGFLWNSGIFIWSARTFLDELTQTAPEVASELSRLEVGDVDGFFKHVPVCTVDEAVLERSKRVGTVPATYAWDDVGAWEALSRTRRPDAHGNIAVGDAFSVDAHGNIVFSEEGPVVLFGVDDLVVVRSGALTFVTSRARSPHLKDLLARLPSSLGGSAP; encoded by the coding sequence TTGCCCGCATCGACCAGCTCCTCCACGGCTGATCTCTGGGTCCTGATCCTGGCGGGCGGGGTCGGTTCCCGCTTCTGGCCGGTCAGCACGCCGGCGCGGCCCAAGCAACTTCTTCCCCTGGGGAGCGAACGGCCCCTCATCGTCGACACGGTCGAGCGCCTCGATGGCCTCGTCCCCCTGGATCGCGTCCGCGTACTCACGGGTGCCGCCCTGGTGGCTCCCATTCGGGCGGCCACCGGGCTCCCGGAATCCTGCTTTCTGGTCGAACCCGCGGCCCGGGGCACCTGCCCGGTCCTGGCCTGGGCCGCCTGGACCATCGAACGGGACCACCCAGGGGCTGTGCTCGCCTCCATTCACGCGGACCACGTCATCGAGCCGGCGGACGCCTTCCGCGCGCTGCTGGCCGATAGCGCCCGGGCGGCCTGCGAGCGCGGGCTGCTCCTCACCACGGCCGTCTCGCCGACGCGACCGGAGACGGGATACGGCTACATCGAGCCCGGCGACGTCCTGGGCACGTACGGGTCCGCCGAACTGCGGCGCGTCCGACGCTTCGTCGAGAAGCCGGATCATGAGACCGCCGGGCGCTACATCCAGGACGGCTTCCTCTGGAATAGCGGGATCTTCATCTGGAGCGCGCGCACGTTCCTCGACGAGCTGACGCAGACGGCACCGGAGGTGGCTTCCGAGCTGAGTCGACTGGAGGTGGGTGACGTGGACGGCTTCTTCAAGCACGTGCCGGTGTGCACGGTCGATGAGGCCGTTCTGGAGCGCAGCAAGCGCGTCGGAACCGTCCCGGCCACGTACGCATGGGACGATGTGGGCGCCTGGGAAGCCTTGAGTCGCACCCGCCGTCCGGACGCGCACGGCAACATCGCGGTTGGCGATGCCTTCTCCGTCGACGCGCATGGAAACATCGTCTTCAGCGAAGAAGGACCAGTGGTGCTCTTCGGGGTCGACGACCTGGTGGTCGTGCGCAGCGGAGCGCTCACGTTCGTGACCAGTCGAGCGCGGAGCCCCCACCTCAAGGACCTGCTGGCCCGCTTGCCCTCCTCCCTGGGCGGCAGCGCCCCATGA
- a CDS encoding response regulator has protein sequence MTTLLEASDFTVDAVSDGTAALELLAGSVGYDLILLDIMMPGATGLEVLEQLRAMPTRAATPVMILTAKGQDADRERAFSLGASDFVTKPFSPKKLLARIDQLLHG, from the coding sequence TTGACCACGTTGCTCGAGGCCTCGGACTTCACCGTGGACGCCGTTTCCGACGGGACGGCCGCCCTGGAATTGCTGGCGGGCTCGGTCGGGTATGACCTCATCCTCCTGGACATCATGATGCCGGGGGCCACCGGTCTGGAAGTGCTCGAGCAGCTCCGCGCCATGCCCACTCGCGCGGCCACGCCGGTCATGATCCTGACCGCGAAAGGACAGGACGCGGACCGGGAGCGGGCCTTCTCTCTGGGGGCCTCGGACTTCGTGACCAAACCCTTCAGCCCGAAGAAGCTCCTTGCCCGCATCGACCAGCTCCTCCACGGCTGA
- the serS gene encoding serine--tRNA ligase, whose protein sequence is MIDIRRLREDPDAALGALAKRGSETVREQVARILELDAVRRRAIGEVGELKARRNQVSKTVGELKRAGQDADDLVAEMKGVGERIDALDAEVQASEGEIRDLLLGLPNLPLDEVQVGDESANQTLRAWGAPPTFDFTALPHWELGERLGLLDLGRGSKISGSGFPVLRGLGARLQRVLIDFMIDLHTRDHGYTEVRVPYLVTRTSMEGTGQLPKFAEESYLAERDDLWLIPTAEVPVTNLHRDELLAESDLPVRYVAYSPCFRREAGAAGKDTRGLLRVHQFDKVELVRYETAERSREALEELTGQACRILELLELPHRVVRLASGDLGFSSAMTFDIEVWAPGVERWLEVSSCSTFTDYQARRANVRYRPSGGGKPEFVHTLNGSALALPRLMVALLENWQSADGTVRVPPVLRPSLGTDVLSS, encoded by the coding sequence GTGATCGATATCCGCAGGCTTCGTGAAGACCCGGACGCCGCGCTGGGGGCCCTCGCCAAGCGGGGCAGCGAGACCGTCCGCGAGCAGGTGGCGCGCATCCTGGAGCTCGACGCCGTGCGGCGACGGGCGATCGGCGAGGTCGGCGAGTTGAAGGCCCGCCGCAACCAGGTCTCCAAGACCGTGGGGGAGCTGAAGCGGGCAGGGCAGGACGCCGACGACCTGGTGGCGGAGATGAAGGGTGTCGGTGAGCGCATCGACGCCCTCGACGCCGAGGTGCAGGCAAGCGAGGGCGAGATTCGCGACCTGCTCCTGGGCCTGCCCAATCTCCCCTTGGACGAGGTGCAGGTCGGAGACGAGTCTGCCAACCAGACTCTGCGCGCCTGGGGTGCGCCACCCACGTTCGACTTCACGGCCCTGCCTCACTGGGAGCTGGGCGAGCGCCTGGGCCTGCTCGACCTCGGCCGCGGGTCCAAGATCTCCGGCTCGGGCTTCCCTGTGCTCCGGGGTCTCGGCGCTCGCTTGCAGCGCGTTCTCATCGATTTCATGATCGACCTCCATACGCGGGATCATGGCTACACGGAGGTACGCGTCCCCTATCTGGTGACGCGCACGAGCATGGAGGGGACGGGTCAGCTACCGAAGTTCGCCGAGGAGTCCTATCTGGCCGAACGGGACGACCTCTGGCTGATCCCCACGGCGGAGGTTCCGGTCACCAACCTGCACCGGGACGAGTTGCTGGCAGAGAGCGATCTGCCCGTCCGCTATGTGGCCTATTCGCCTTGCTTCCGCCGGGAGGCCGGGGCGGCGGGGAAGGACACCAGGGGCCTGCTGCGCGTGCACCAGTTCGACAAGGTCGAGCTGGTGCGCTACGAGACGGCGGAGCGCAGCCGCGAGGCGCTGGAGGAGCTCACGGGGCAAGCCTGCCGGATCCTCGAGCTGTTGGAGCTTCCCCATCGGGTGGTGCGTCTGGCCAGCGGCGATCTCGGATTCTCGTCCGCCATGACCTTCGACATCGAGGTGTGGGCGCCGGGAGTGGAGCGTTGGCTGGAGGTATCGAGCTGCAGCACCTTCACGGACTATCAAGCGCGACGCGCCAACGTGCGCTACCGCCCCAGCGGTGGGGGGAAGCCTGAGTTCGTGCACACGCTCAACGGCTCGGCTCTGGCCCTGCCTCGACTCATGGTGGCTCTTCTGGAGAACTGGCAGTCGGCGGATGGAACCGTCCGTGTGCCTCCGGTGCTGCGTCCGTCGCTGGGCACGGATGTGCTGAGCAGCTGA
- a CDS encoding HAMP domain-containing sensor histidine kinase, translating to MIRRMWTPALALLLLAQLAWYLIYTDQIVRSLHESAQTMTLMYADAQAGITGQDADVMVEALFSLQGRIVDAGVPLALTDSAGAVIAHQNLPFEADLSTNEGQARIRAWLALLDVDHPPIQDFSGNLIHYGDPPQTARLRWIPWLQAGGLLLTMMLGLSLIRAQRRAEAERAWTSMARELAHQLGTPLSSLQGWLELLRMPEDERPGGMGALEIGEAIGEDLERLENVSRRFELIGRESPLEPISLPELFEELERYIQARLPRLGPGIHLVVDVPTNLPLIEGNRVLLVWALENVVKNSLDALAGSGGAIEISARAGDGKWVEVRIADDGPGVPLEVRDRIFEPGVTTKSGGWGVGLALSRRIVEGVHGGRIELLDTPQRGAVFLVKLPRSHG from the coding sequence GTGATCCGCAGGATGTGGACGCCGGCCCTCGCATTGCTGCTGCTGGCCCAGCTCGCCTGGTATCTGATCTACACGGACCAGATCGTGCGTTCCCTGCACGAGAGCGCCCAGACCATGACCCTGATGTACGCGGACGCCCAGGCCGGGATCACGGGGCAAGACGCAGACGTCATGGTCGAGGCGCTGTTCAGCCTCCAAGGGCGGATCGTCGACGCGGGGGTTCCCCTGGCCCTCACCGATTCGGCCGGAGCGGTGATCGCGCACCAGAATCTCCCGTTCGAAGCGGATCTCAGCACGAACGAAGGTCAGGCGCGCATCCGTGCCTGGTTGGCGCTGCTCGACGTGGATCATCCTCCCATCCAGGATTTCTCGGGAAACCTGATCCACTACGGGGACCCCCCCCAGACCGCACGCCTGCGCTGGATTCCCTGGCTGCAGGCGGGGGGGCTCCTGCTGACCATGATGCTGGGACTCTCGCTCATCCGCGCGCAGCGCCGGGCGGAGGCGGAGCGGGCCTGGACTTCCATGGCTCGCGAGCTTGCCCACCAGCTCGGCACACCGCTCTCCTCGCTGCAGGGATGGTTGGAGCTGTTGCGGATGCCCGAGGACGAGCGTCCGGGGGGAATGGGTGCCCTGGAAATCGGGGAGGCCATCGGAGAGGACCTGGAGCGCCTGGAAAACGTCAGTCGGCGCTTCGAGTTGATCGGACGGGAGTCGCCGTTGGAGCCGATCTCGCTCCCCGAGCTCTTCGAGGAACTCGAACGCTACATCCAGGCACGCCTGCCCCGCCTGGGACCTGGAATCCACTTGGTCGTGGACGTGCCGACGAATCTCCCGCTCATCGAAGGAAACCGCGTGCTTCTCGTCTGGGCTCTGGAGAACGTGGTCAAGAACTCGTTGGATGCCCTCGCAGGCAGTGGTGGGGCCATCGAGATCTCGGCGCGGGCCGGAGACGGGAAGTGGGTGGAGGTACGGATCGCGGACGACGGTCCCGGTGTGCCGCTGGAAGTGCGGGACCGGATTTTCGAGCCGGGCGTCACCACCAAGTCCGGCGGCTGGGGCGTTGGGCTGGCCCTCTCGCGACGGATTGTCGAGGGGGTTCACGGAGGGCGCATCGAGCTCTTGGATACACCCCAGCGTGGGGCGGTCTTCCTCGTGAAACTTCCGCGCTCCCACGGGTAG